A genomic region of Pseudopipra pipra isolate bDixPip1 chromosome W, bDixPip1.hap1, whole genome shotgun sequence contains the following coding sequences:
- the LOC135405125 gene encoding microphthalmia-associated transcription factor-like, which yields MTNTLPVFDNLINLHDNQNVPPPELNISNSCPANLPNVKRQLTDSEARVLVKKRQKKDNHNFNERRRRFNINNHLKELRTLIPNDPNIHWDKTTILKASVDNIRKLQRDLQCTKELENNLKKLEHANDHLLLRIQKLEMQAQAYRLFLTPSTNLYSPDMINTVIEQEPVLDNYTQNMMPHHANLSCTTTTLNLTDSTVTFSDNLGNITEPTGTYSVPVQMRSRLEDTLMNDQY from the coding sequence ATGACAAATACGTTGCCTGTGTTTGACAATTTAATTAACCTTCATGACAACCAAAATGTGCCTCCTCCAGAACTAAACATCAGCAACTCGTGTCCAGCTAATCTTCCTAATGTAAAAAGGCAACTCACAGACTCAGAAGCAAGAGTGTTAGttaaaaagagacaaaagaaaGACAATCACAACTTTAATGAACGAAGAAGAAGatttaatattaataatcaTTTAAAAGAACTACGCACTTTAATACCCAATGACCCAAATATACACTGGGATAAAACAACGATCCTAAAAGCCTCAGTTGATAACATCCGTAAACTGCAAAGAGACCTGCAGTGCACAAAAGAGCTAGAAAACAACCTGAAGAAACTAGAACATGCCAACGACCACCTGCTGCTCAGAATACAGAAACTTGAGATGCAAGCTCAAGCATACAGACTGTTCCTTACTCCATCTACAAACCTTTACTCCCCTGATATGATCAACACAGTCATCGAACAGGAGCCTGTGCTGGACAACTACACCCAAAACATGATGCCACATCACGCAAACCTGTCCtgcaccaccaccaccctcaaCCTCACCGACAGCACCGTCACCTTCAGTGACAACCTTGGGAATATAACTGAACCAACTGGCACTTACAGTGTTCCTGTGCAAATGAGATCCAGACTAGAAGATACCCTAATGAACGATCAATATTAG